Within Planococcus citri chromosome 2, ihPlaCitr1.1, whole genome shotgun sequence, the genomic segment GTATCGTGATTCCAAACAGTTGCTTGGAGAACTCGAAATTGAAGCACATCCAGCGGCATTCTATACTCCAGCTGCAATATTGATAATGCGTTTAGATTACACGTGCTTTCTGGGCTACAAAGCTacatacaagaaaaaaattaccatttccaTAAAAGATGGATGACAACTTCGTTTGATAACTTTAGTCtttctttttgtcattttcatcgGATCTGGTAACAAATAAACTTTTACGTAGGTAGATGGCTCTTGATTATTAGCCATTCGTGGTAATTCTTTAGCATGATTAACCATTACCTAAAATCAAGAACGcaatgaaaatcaattaattcgtacaaaccaaatttcgtAAATTAGGTACACATTACTTACGATTAAAGCTCCTCTTTGATAATTTAACGTCAATTTCAATTCACCTCTTACACACTTGCTATAGGTCTGAGAAGTTTTTGACTTGCGTTCTATAACGATTGAGAAATATTAAAATGGAGAAATCGAGTACATGGAACCTGTAAAATCGTTGAACAAACCTTTAAGCTTTTCTTGATTTATGTTAGCTTCTTGTTGATCCCGCAACAAAGGATGGAAAAACGTATAAACAACGTCGGAATGACTAATTTCATCGGCCATTTGGAAAagcatatttaaaaatttttctatttcgtaTTTACGCTTCTCAGCGACCTGTTTTATATTTGATCTTCCAACTAATAGACTAGAACTATGTAAActgcagaagaaaaaaaatcagcttcgtATAAGATTCAAAATTTGTACGATTAGTATAATCTATGAAAGAACAAATTACCTGTGACATTTAGCCAACGGAAACAGTAAACAAATTTTCTGGTGCAGTTCGCAGAACTCTTTATAGGAACGGAAAAGGTACGAAGGCTCCGGTTGATTTTCACGtttcactttcaaaatataaacgTAGTACTTCTCCGGGTCATATCGTTTTTGATATCCGTAAACTTCTACGCTCTGTATTCTTCCCTCTTGATTCATGCTGCAAAGATTGTCACATTGTAAGTATTTCAGGTCAACTTTACGAGCAAAAAAGAATGATTTCCACTCACGTGTATCTTTTAGGAACGAAACTTAATAACTCGGCATCATTATGATCACCGGTAAATCGTAATTGAGCTAAATTATGtaagaaaaagttgaactgcGTAAACCATGACTTCAGAGAACTCTCAATCATACGAGCAAATGTTGCAGCAGCTTCAGCATTTGTCAAATCTAGCAGTAGAGATTTCTGAACATAAGTTACAGCATCCATAGTAACGCCGGGGATTCCAGAAGATATCATCTACAAAATTGAATACATGATTTAACATTTGAGAAAGCTCATCAGTAGCATTATTATAAGTAGACAAATCACCAACCAGGCCGAATAGATATAGAAGTAAATTTCCATGCTTTCTGATAATATTAAACGCTTGACAACATAGATCTacaaaatgatggaatttttcagtCGATTTATCGCTGCCGTTGATTACATAGGCCATATCGGGAGTTAATACGAAGGGTGTTCGATCCCTGTAAAATATCCATAGAAATTACAATCTTATTAGAAATAGgttatcaaataaaaaaatccaaactcgTAAATAGTCTCACCTTTTGAAGCTGCCAAAAGTTTGAGCGTCTCCCAGAAACTTTCCAAAATCTATGTGAAACAGATGACCTGATCTTTTCAACATTATGTTATCATTATGTCTATCACAGATACCCAAAATATATGTCGCTACACTGTAACCGGCACATGAAGCTGAAACAGATTATTCATCAAATCATCATGAAATTACAAACtcgtaaattttacaaattttttccatttcagtagTCATTTTTaccggtaaaattttgaacggCTCGTTCATATTCTAAGGCTGAAGGATTATGTTTTCTCAACCATTCATCGATAGGTGTTTCTTTAAAAGATCCTGTCAATCCCAATTCTATTTGGATTTTTCGCAGAGTTTCTGCCTCCGTGACCATTTCAATGATACCTATACAACAACGGATATTACATATTTCGCAAAGCTATCATTGTACTTCAAAAATCAGTTAAGGTACCTACCTCTTTTATCACCCGTCGATATACAAGCAAAAGTGACGATTTTCAAATCTAAGCCTTCCTTAAGCCACCATTTATCCATAATCTTGATCATTTGTATGGTCAACATATCTTGCTGCAAATCATCTCCCGCCTAGATACACACCATATTTTAGCAAATTCAAATAGACGTTCtgtatttaataattaataatatgaATTATTCTTTCATTCTCACTTTAAAAATAGcaggtataatatttttttcaacagtttgaAAGCTAATTTTTAATGGCAACGTGTTCGAAGGGAAATACGAGCAGGTTTTCACTTGAATACCATTGACTTCCAAACTAGGTTTCAATGGTAAACAGGCTAcattttcttgtaaattgtCATGTACGCTTTCCAGATCTTGCAACAATGTTTTAATCCTGAGAGATTCTTTCGTCGACTTGATATTTTCGGCTACTTCGTATAAAGTCTTTAAACAAGAGaaaaaccaaataaataaaatgagcaTTTGATTGGATAATTTATCCAAACACATGTAATGTATCTATCTTACTTTGACTAGCAATTGTTGAGCATTAAAACTATGCCTGACAGCTTGTCCACAAATCATTATTAATACTCGATACATGAgcagaattcttctaaaataaCGAGCGTTTCCCATCGCCTTTTCGTCGAGATTCGTGAGATCATAGTTATTgggattctaaaaaaaaaaaaattataattgagcAGTTCTCTTTATTGAGAATAACTGTGGCGTTGTCAACTTACCTGAAATAATTGTGTTGGTAGTAGTTGAATCAACAACCAATATAGATAATGAGCTACGCGGGGTGACAAAAGCGAACGTCGCAGTAAAAATTCAGCCAAAGCAGATGTTTCATAAGTTTCATGTTTCAATGCTTGTATCAGTTGGGGAAGGTAATCTACAACTTCGTCGTGAGAAAACGATTCCATCCAGCTGACCGCCTTCTTCCTCACCTCGATGTCAGGAAAACTGCAAATCAAAACTAAATATAGGAATGTTTCGAAGCCATTTAATTTGGATTAATTTCACCAACCAAGGTAATAATAATTGTAACGCATCGATTGACTGCAATGGTGACCATGAATGGAGCATCGAGTGCAAATCTGGCAAACACGCCGAATCCCAGCTATAAGCAGCTAAAAACACTTTTGGAAGAGCTTGCGGCTTCGACAATAGATAGTGACGTTTCTCCCAAAGAACTTCTCGGTCTTCTGTAGGTGGtctgtgattgaaaaaatgaaaataaaattattaccaattattaatttgcaattaatttttgaatcctTAATGATTATGCTGAGAAAACTAGcaaaatacctattaaatacATCTTGTTCAACCATCTGTAATAATTGCTCTTGCGTGTTACGATCTAGACTATTGAAGTCATACATGTCTTTAGATACCGTATGAATATCTTTCGCAATATGCGGAAATTTAACGTGACTACTGTAGCATGGAAATTCAacgtctgaaaaaaaattgacgaaaatttacGTAAgcgttattaaaaaatttacacgtcaaacaatttagaaaaattgacaaagcGTTACTAACTTAGGATTGGTTGACTTTGATTGCCTAGCTGATACCCTAATGGAGGCGAAGGCCCTAATCTTCTATCTGCAGATGACGGTGATAGCATCAACAAGTAACTTCCCTGGGataatattctaaaaaattcaaaccttcgattaaaactgaaagaaaaaattcggCCAAGTTCATTATACAAAACCACATTTACCCATcgtaattgaaaaactgaatcgaaGTCCATCCAAGTTCAGTATCAGTGGACTGATTATCTTGAGATGATGACTGCTCCGCATTAAGATTTATGCTACGACCATACACAACGAAAACTAAACGACTTTCACGAGGTAGTAAACAGATTCCAATATTGTCGAAACTCAACCTAAAATATGGtcacattttaaacaaaataagaCGAcaggatgaaaattttcatctttttttactAACCagcaatcaaaaattaatctctTGAAAAAAGAACCAGAAGCTTGCATGCTTTTAGACACCTTAGCTTCGCCTACCGGTCTGGTACCGTGATATACTTGAGCAACTATTAAGTATTCGTCGTAATTCCAATTATTTCCTAATCTATGTAATCCATCAATATAGACCAAGACTGGATCTCCTACTTCACGCGAATATTTTGTACCTATGAAACATCTCACAAATTAGTAAAATCAACCTGGACGTTTGAGGAGATTTTTCTGTAGGCCTCTACGTACCGGTAAATTCATAAGACGGAGAACTTAATTCAAAGTCTACATCGAAAGTATGGCAATACGTGTCGATAAATTTATACAcgctttctttaattttttcgcagTGATTAGCGATCGTCTCTCGGGCAGGTGGTGCTTTAGGTACGTTTACAATAGAATACTCTCCTTCGTCATCGATAATACGTGGTTTCATCCAACTGTTTCCGTCAGTCTATAAATGATAATCACGTTTCAaggttcaattttcttttttttcctcgttatATACCACTTGTATAATACCTTGGATGAATAAGATGACATTTCATtgcaaatttcaatgaaatcgaTCAAACTTTTAGATATATCAGACGGTTCCATGTTTCCTAACAACGAGCAGATTGCTTTTAACGCTTGCTGAACACCGCGGGTTTGAatactggaaaatgaaaatcccgaagaaaaaatatttccgacggaaatttcaattttattcatttctttctCCAAagtttctgatgaaaaaaagaaaaaaaaagaaattatacaGATAGTACAAGATAGAAGTAGGGTGACATAGAGCAAACTAACCTAAAACAATGCTCAAAGATTCGTACGAAATCAACGGCGAAAATTCATTAGGAATtagatcttcaatttttatctcaCTATCGCAAGTATCATCTTGAGCCTAAAAACACAATCTTCGGTTAGAATTCATTCGAACGATTAAATTTCAACAACGAAATAATACGATGAATAAACTCACAGTTCTCGCTAATTTTCTGGATACGCTATTTGAAGGCAGCAACGTTAATTCGACGTCTTCATCTAACTTGATACATTGCAAAATATGAACATAGCTGCTGAGGTTTGTGTTTGGTAAAAGATATTCAGCCAGGCCACGAACTTTCACAATATAATTTTCAGCTGAATCATTATTAGACAGATCGCATAAAGTTTGAAGAATTACTTGCTCTACAGTACTATCGGctgaacaaaaatcaaaattatattgCAAATAAAATGTTCATTGTAGGTACGATAATTCAAACTGATTAAATTTTCGATTACCATCGCAAGTAAATATTACTGGATTAGGTCGCGTAAATTCGCAATGCATTATGATCTTGATGCTCAAATTTTGCACTCGTGTACATTCAATCCTCGGGCTGATGACGATACCCATATTTTTCTCAGCGTCATTATATTTAAATTCATCTGAAATTTCATATTAGTTAAGCAATAAGTAAATGTTACTCACTGAGGGTCTAAGATAGGAGCAAAATTTATCCTACTTACTTCGTATCGTTTTAACAAGACGATGAAAAGCTATTAAATCAGGATCCTGAATTGATCTGTTTCGTTTCCTAACAGTGATATTTTCTCTCTGGTATTTTTTTACAGGTGAATTCTGagcctaaaaaataataaaaatattattagaaTATTGCAATCAtagaaatatacctacttaggtcTACAGTTTCACATTAACATCTAATAAAACCAAATTCAATActcactaaaaatttgaaaatatttagaCAAACCATTTTTACCAATAAGCTACATAAATCAAATtaataaatgcaaaaaattttgaaataagttgaTATGAAAGTGCGTAATTGAAAAACTGCACAATGAAATCGTCGAAGTGTAGATAATTCCACCCTAATTGCCCTTCTTTTGTAACGGTATCTAAAGGTATCCCATTTCAGAGTATATACACTAAACTATACACTTGCACGGTAGCATACTTGAAAACTAGTTTTGAACGCGTTATAAAAGGATAACCTTTGTACCACTATACACGTGAGAAACTTACAGAAAGCTCGGTGGCGGGGGTGCTATGGTTACGAGGTGGTAATGGTGGTGGCGAATTCAAAGGAGTCTGAGTTTTAACGACAGCTGCATAAATAGGATCCGAGTGTTGCGAACATTCTGATGGCGAATACATGTAGTCAAATGGATCAAACACGGCGTATAAACTATTCGAACATTCTGAGCTAGCTTCTTCTTCTCTTTCGTCCACTAATTGTAACAAAATAAGCGAAcaacaatttagaaaaaaattaattcacgaATTTTCACGCATTCGTTGAACGTAAAATTTATGAGCAACGTTAGTAACGTAAGTAATGGTTTTTTGACACCTGGGTAATTTGACAACTTATGGCAACTTCAATGACAAAATTAAGAACCTTATCTTTAAAAACGTGATGAATAAATATTGCATAATTACAAATACTTTTCAGTATACGATCTGTTTTGCGTGTTGGAAGTCGTTTAAACTGTATTATTATCGACTATAGTGTACATAGCTGTTTTTTCGCCAAAAGCATTCGGTGATTCAATATTCTTACGTCAGATCTTTTCTTTACTAAGGAGgtaattcgattttaaaatattggatAAATTATTCCATGGCTCGATAATTTTACGTCAATCATTTTTCTTGTTAGGgagataatttaaaattttgaagaaattatcatTTCAACGTAAATATGActcaacttttattttattcacccatgatataataaaatcaaaacacgCGGAAACCgtttacaaaattattcaaaaaatgaaactaggtAACTATAActaacaggtaggtaggtaccaatgtgataatatatttttcaatgtattaCGTACTCGCATTCCAAAGAGCAATCAATTTGCGGAAAACTGAAGtaataaataatattaaataCACGAAGGGACACGTGAAAAGAATTCGTCGAAACGGAAAATTAACcattattttgacttttttgtttttaaccTAGAAACGTATAAAACTTCATAATTCATAAATCATCGGTCGGAGTTTCAATCAAGGAATGTAAATTGTTTATCTTTCCATTAAAAGCAAATGTCGATTCAATGAAGCTAtcttaattaaaaatctttatcaatgtttatttatttcgaAATGATAATTCTAAAAggtccattttttcaaagtttaagaTCGAAATGTGCCAGACTACGAATAGAAATGGGATCATCATTGGTTGACTTGGAAAAGTGAGTTTTATTGTTGTAAAATGGCGTACGACTTCAAATAAAAAGGAATGCGAAATACAATCATCATGTACGTCAAGGcttggaaactttttcaacgagGAACAGGGGCTTGGCTTCATAATATAGCTCAAGGGTTAAAACGATATTCAATCTTCATAACTTTACGTCTTCACGTAAACCGGGTCGCAAGATGAATAATTGAATTAGATAATTTCTTCGATAACATACCTGATTCTATATCTTCGGTGAGAGTAATTTTAGCACAGGTTGACTCGAGTAGAGGATCAAAAGCTTCTAAGACACTGTGACGTACTCTTCCACCATCACATTCATTATTGAAGGATTTACTCAAATTTCTTCTAGATTTAGTTTCTTTACAATTAACAATCCAATCACGATTGTCATTATCATTATCCAGACGAGTTACTTCGTTAAACAATGTTAGATCGATTAAATTATTATCGTCTTTCTTTTTAATCGCATTCAGCACAGAAACATTCGAAACATTGGTGTGATCTGCgtggaaaaagaaaataaatcacGTTAAAATCACATTACCTACACAATCATTTCCACATCggttagaaaataattttaattgcgTATTACGAACAAATACCAACCATAAAAAGAACAGCTTACAAACTGAGAACACACGTCAACACTTTATAAACGTGGATCGTTTCAAAAAtggttgagtttttcaatttcgaattttgttttcgcaaaatttcagcGGATTGACGGCTCGAACAGTGCGATACGTTAGAGGTACGTCAAAGACGTGTATAAATTTCACGTACAAAATAAATACTCGACATCTGTGCCGGTACGAATATACAACTGCGCGCCACTTGTTTAATTGTAAAAACGTTTTGCATAATGTTTAAACGTTAATTTGTCGAACGCTTGGAAATATAAACAAATTAAAGATCATACAACTCGAATCATTTATTCCGAAACGACCAAATAATAAATAACTATTTATTAGAAAACAACATCTGCTCGACTGAGCAATGCGATATTTACTTCGGTGCCGTTCGAACGTCAATTATCGACTTTTTGTTCTCAAAGCCACGGGACAaggattttataaaataatggtaactacatacatattaacGCGCTTTATAAAATATCAACTATTTTACTCTTACATACTTTGAAAGACCTGTGTAACAGACTGCTGAGACGTTGAGTTGAATCGACATCCCGGATTAAATGGAACTACACCATGGTAAGTCGGAGCACCGTACCTCGGAGGAAAAAATCCAATAGGTCTTGGGACTGTGGAATTGTAAAAACTTCGGCAACCATTTGTTATGGATGATAtggaagtttgaattttcaagtttggcggattattgaaattgaatccTGTATACGGTTGTATCGCATTCAAGCTAAAAGAAAGACgattattcgtaaattttaataaaataatgaaaacattgaaaaaaaaattaatcagagaggcgaaatttcattttttgcagcAAGATCTCAATGCCAAAGCAGAGATCTCAAACCACAATCAAATATCTGTCCATTAACTCATCATTAAATTTACTTATATACCGATAAAATCAATGTAAGAATTTATACCTTTCTTCTTCAACAGGTGAACTACTCGTAGTGCTAGCGGATGGAGGAGGCGAATCGAAAGAAACCAAATCATCGACCGAATACGACGCCGACGAGGTAGACGACTGTGTAGTAACGCTATTCCGACGCGATGTCGCTGGAGGTGGTTTTATCAAAGGTACTTTGGGATCACCTGAAAAACCGACATAAATTAAAACCTTCGCAGGTTTGATACGCATGATGCGACAAGAACCGTGAAATTTCATTAAGTCATTAACGAGAACGGATTAATGAGTGATCAGGTAAATTACTTCAGTAAGACGTTTTCAATAGCATTAgatatcattttgaatttcaattactCACCAATATTAACACCGCCTGGTCTTGGTCTAGAGCGTGGTATTTCGTCAGGCgttacaacttttttctctgaaaaagtttttcatcgagtaaaaataATATCGTGTCGACTATATTattacgaataaaaattattcatctaaaaattgataatcgTTATCacaaatacctttttttttctcttcctgcAGTTTcttcagtttgaatttttccagcgCCAATGTTTCTAAACTTAAAGCTCGCGCTTTTTCGAGatcttcttgaaattttttatcgaaatcatTCTCAGAAGTCATTTTGCTGTATATTTGGATTGTCAAAACCTGCAACAAGTGAGATGTCTGATGAGTATTCAAAGCGGAAGACGATCATATCAATAGTTCAACAAACACTCGTTCATTATAACAATGTATTCCCGCAAACTTTTAATTACAATTCCGTTAACTTCGGAAGTACATGCAACATTATTAACATTGTTAGCATTACTTGGACTTTCACCATGTTTATAAATAATATATTTACCTATAAATCTGTTATTTTGGCAGCGACATGACCATTACTAGTTTACGATTATTGGGAAGGAATTAAAGCTCAATGTCACATTGCGATTGTACAACTAATTTTTGAATAGTTCAATAGAAACGAACCtaacgaaaattttaataaatcttcgcataatttaaataatttagttaattattttgtttttactaCACTacagttatttttatttttattccgtCTTCTGATTTCATTCATGAATAATGGAACGAGATAACATCAAAGCATTCAAAGCAGAAAACAATGAAAAGCATTCCAGCAGTAATTTTCgtattactagtaatttactcATGTTCAGCAATGGTCTGAATTTGACTagtaaactgatttttttgttgaaaagtatGTCTAAAGTCTATTTACTTTTTGCATAACGATTTCATTGGTAAAACACCGagtaaaatattcattaaaattattttgagtcAATAGGGAGTGATGAGTGAATGCggaacaaaataataataatttgcaATTTGTTTTACCTGTTTTACCTGCCGAAATTTGAATTGACAtgaaacaagtttttcaaaattacgatcTAAAATTCTCTTTGAAACTTTCGgcgatttgagaaaaaaataatctcggaatgaaattttcttgtcttgtaaaaaaattgataagagcTTAATATGATACTTAGATAAATGATGTTAATGAAGATTTCAACAGTTTCGTGAATTCGTGatgacaatttcaattttcaatcacttttaCAATTCCTTTTCCaagaaattttatgttttttgttgGATAACATTTGTTACATTATCATGaactgaaaataataataaatatttacaaaattggcAAAGAAGACTGAAGAGTGAAGGGGtaaacaactttttaaaagctCAAGATAAAATCGTCGGTTTATTCAAAAGCACCGAAAGCGTTGTTAAAAGAAAAGTTTGTGTAATGTGAGCAAAAACTTTCGAtcgttaaaaataatttatcattcTACGAAACTCCTATTCTTCTCGGTCGTTTCAGTTCATTAATCTTTTTTACAGCTGTTCCTTGATAACGTAACGTTGCTATTATCATCGGGTCAATTAATAATTCGGCCAACTGTTAGTACTCTTCGTACTTTTAATCAAATTCCTTACTTTCCATAAAGaacagttgaaaatgttgaaagacGACGGCGTAAATGTAGATGCTGAACATTTTGAGGTGATATATATTTTATATTTCAcgatacgtacctacctactcaaataATCTTACATAAAAAACTGATTGCCTTTTTTCTCAACAGGATATTGTCAATGAATTGTACAGTTACAGAGATTTATATTTTGAGAGTAATCCAATTGAAACGGCGgttaattttcattcgaatttaaaaaccaaACTACAGGAATCCGTCGATAAGATTAAATCCTTGGAAGGTAGTAGCGAACGAGTacattatttgaaataattctgaTTTCCCAGGGTTTCGGCATATCGATTTGAATTTATGTTTCAGAGGATGCGTTGAAGAAAGATCGAGCcctttatttttacgttttggGTAAAGCGTACAATGTGGAAACCGATTATAATTCCAAAGCGGAGGAATATCTGTCGAAATCAGTGAAATTGAATCCAAATTTAATAGATGCGTGGAATCACTTAGGCGattcttattttaaaaaggGAGATTACTTAgaagccaaaaattgttttttaaatgctTTAAATAAGgtaattcaatcattttcccgatgttgaataattttttaacccCGTTGCCTATTGTgatctttttcattttgcgcaggaaaaaaataaagtatcTTTACGAAATTTATCCGTTGTATCGAGAAAAGAATCTGGGAAAACCAAAGAAGATCTAATTAATAATGTAAACGCAGGTTTGAAATATGCTCAAGAGGCTTTAGAAGTTGATCCAAATGACGGTACCTCGTGGTTTTACATGGGAAATGCTTTCATGTCATTATTTTTCACTGTCAAACAAAGTGGTAAAACTCTTATACAAGCCATGGATGCGTACAACAGATCTGTAAGTTTGCTCAACTCCCCAGTTGTATCAAATCATAATGATAATCCATAGTCATATGGCTGTATTATTGAGAATAATTTCATTTGCAGGAAAATGATCCATCTTCCAAAAGTAACCCTGATCTACACTACAATAAAGCAGTGGTCGgtataatttaaattatttaaattaatttaaacctATGAGACAATGTGGaatgtcaactttttattcATGCGTTAAATTTCGTTTTCCTTTTAAGGctttgaaattccaagaagagTATGAAAGTGCTTTACAGTGTTTCGATAAAGCTCATTCATTTGACCCAAAATGGGAAACGCCGAAATTGTTACAAGAACGTCTTATTAAATATTTGAACAGCATTCAAGATTTAATCTGTCAAAAAGGAAGAGTGAAgaataaaaaacttcaaacCTTTATTAAGGTAATTTGAGTAAAGTTAATTGtatgctgaaatttgattttttcgagttACCAATTGaatcaatattttcagaatattAGCCCAGAAAAGCATTTAGGTCATTTCCAAAAGTTATCCGGTGATAAGGCCGACGGCGAAGCAACGCTAAAACATGTTCCATTATCCGAATTACGGCCAGGTTTAAATGAAAACAAAGTAGTTTTAGGTGTTGTCGTTTGCAGTGTATTGAATGAAGAATTGGTTCCATTGTAAGTCAGATATTTCGACGATTCTCttcattaattaatttcttttaCTAATTGAATTTCATATCGTCGTAGTACATTCTGTATTGTTGATAAAGAGAATACTTGCATGGGAGTAACAATATACAATTTAGCTAACGGACAAGGGGTCATCATCGGAGATACCGTAGCTATTGCTATGCCATTTTTAAAAGAAGTTGATTTTACATTCGGAAGTAATGTGAGTGAATATGAAACAAAACATttactttgtataatttttaatttttgtagatGAAAGTTTTCTCTTGGtaacattttgtcattttgcagaaattcaactttaaaaGCATACGAATAAGCAATCCTTTACTGATGGCCGTTAATGGGAAACCTCTC encodes:
- the LOC135835998 gene encoding tetratricopeptide repeat protein 5-like; the protein is MLKDDGVNVDAEHFEDIVNELYSYRDLYFESNPIETAVNFHSNLKTKLQESVDKIKSLEEDALKKDRALYFYVLGKAYNVETDYNSKAEEYLSKSVKLNPNLIDAWNHLGDSYFKKGDYLEAKNCFLNALNKEKNKVSLRNLSVVSRKESGKTKEDLINNVNAGLKYAQEALEVDPNDGTSWFYMGNAFMSLFFTVKQSGKTLIQAMDAYNRSENDPSSKSNPDLHYNKAVALKFQEEYESALQCFDKAHSFDPKWETPKLLQERLIKYLNSIQDLICQKGRVKNKKLQTFIKNISPEKHLGHFQKLSGDKADGEATLKHVPLSELRPGLNENKVVLGVVVCSVLNEELVPFTFCIVDKENTCMGVTIYNLANGQGVIIGDTVAIAMPFLKEVDFTFGSNKFNFKSIRISNPLLMAVNGKPLPSNKMSSMQMSTFSEADNKV